In a single window of the Arachis hypogaea cultivar Tifrunner chromosome 6, arahy.Tifrunner.gnm2.J5K5, whole genome shotgun sequence genome:
- the LOC112696002 gene encoding uncharacterized protein isoform X3, producing the protein MGMAEVIENRGKTWVTTGIVRSGKVYSSIEESLYLMEIGALDLLDDCERSMSLMDMYEKIAGGKSGCCWEMFEVYRHLKSLGYIVGRHGVAWSLKGIKSSHKAVDVAEETEQGVDLMSSKSELSINKLLSEMQINGSRPDFDVYLPNSRFRKSSPGDPSFLLYLSRGDPPSKAETEALEKQCGGLPLKIGLVTEGRVSFFSFDKVELPLLP; encoded by the exons ATGGGAATGGCTGAAGTCATTGAAAATCGTGGCAAAACATGGGTCACAACTGGGATAGTTCGAAGTGGCAAGGTTTATTCTTCCATTGAGGAGTCTTT GTATTTGATGGAGATAGGAGCCTTAGATCTCTTAGATGATTGTGAAAGAAGCATGTCCCTAATGGATATGTATGAAAAGATTGCTGGAGGTAAGAGTGGGTGTTGCTGGGAAATGTTTGAGGTTTACAGGCACCTCAAGTCTCTTGGCTACATAGTTGGGCGGCACGGCGTTGCTTGGAGTTTGAAGGGAATTAAAAGTTCCCATAAGGCTGTTGATGTTGCCGAAGAAACTGAACAAGGAGTAGACTTGATGAGCTCCAAATCCGAGCTTTCCATCAATAAGTTATTAAGTGAGATGCAGATTAATGGTTCAAGGCCAGATTTCGATGTTTATCTTCCAAACAGTAGGTTTAGAAAGTCTTCGCCGGGTGATCCTAGTTTTCTGCTATACTTATCTCG GGGTGATCCACCATCTAAAGCAGAAACAGAAGCTCTTGAAAAACAATGTGGTGGCCTTCCTTTGAAGATTGGCTTAGTCACGGAGGGACGGGTCAGTTTCTTTTCCTTTGACAAGGTGGAACTTCCTCTTCTACCCTGA
- the LOC112696004 gene encoding zeatin O-glucosyltransferase gives MASSSYQTSPTATNYNSTTKAHHQAQKAHHHQDVVVVVVPFPAQGHLNQLLHLSRIILSYNIPVHFVGTPIHNRQALTRLHGWEWDPRSMLNFHDFKVPPFPSPPPDPNALRQTHSNFPSHLLPSFQTAAMHLRDPVRSLLSSISSVARRVVVIHDSLMASVVQDAVHLSNCESYTFHSVSAFTMFFYFWNVMGTPMLQSSIASHIPQVPSLEGCFTTQFVDFISSQYEFHKFSSGTIYNTTRAIEGPYMDLIERMVSYKTHWALGPFNPLIPSSTRNNNKHPCMDWLDEQEDNSVLYVSFGTTTAFKEEQIMELAIGLERSKQKFLWVLRDADKGDVFKEDGKREVKVPKGFEERVKGMGMVVRDWAPQLEILGHRATGGFMSHCGWNSCMESITMGVPIATWPMHSDQPRNRVLVTEVLRIGLVVKDWSHRDEVVAASAVEDAVRRLMATEEGEAMRERAMKLMNAIHKSKDEGGVSRVEIDSFIAHITR, from the coding sequence ATGGCATCATCCAGCTACCAAACATCACCAACTGCCACTAACTACAACTCCACCACAAAAGCCCATCACCAGGCCCAAAAGGCCCACCACCACCAGGACGTCgtggtggtggtggttccatTCCCGGCCCAAGGGCACCTCAACCAACTCCTCCACCTCTCACGCATCATCCTCTCCTACAACATCCCGGTCCACTTCGTCGGAACTCCAATCCACAACCGCCAAGCCCTCACGCGCCTCCATGGATGGGAGTGGGACCCACGCTCCATGCTCAACTTCCATGACTTCAAGGTCCCTCCTTTTCCCTCTCCTCCGCCTGATCCCAATGCACTCCGTCAAACCCATTCAAACTTCCCCTCACACCTCCTCCCTTCATTCCAAACCGCCGCCATGCACCTCCGCGACCCAGTTCGATCTTTGTTGTCTTCCATCTCCTCCGTCGCCAGAAGAGTCGTCGTGATCCACGACTCCCTCATGGCCTCCGTCGTCCAAGACGCTGTACACTTATCGAACTGTGAAAGCTACACTTTCCACAGCGTCTCCGCCTTCACCATGTTCTTCTACTTCTGGAACGTTATGGGAACACCCATGCTCCAATCTTCCATAGCCTCTCACATACCTCAAGTTCCTTCTCTTGAAGGTTGCTTCACTACCCAGTTCGTTGATTTCATAAGTTCCCAATACGAGTTCCATAAGTTCAGCAGTGGAACCATTTACAACACTACCAGAGCCATTGAAGGTCCTTACATGGACCTCATAGAGCGTATGGTTAGTTACAAGACTCACTGGGCTTTGGGACCCTTCAACCCTTTGATACCTTCGTCTACAAGGAACAATAACAAGCACCCTTGCATGGATTGGCTTGATGAACAAGAAGATAATTCAGTGCTGTATGTTTCGTTTGGAACAACAACCGCATTCAAAGAGGAACAGATCATGGAGCTGGCAATTGGGTTGGAACGAAGCAAGCAGAAGTTTCTTTGGGTTCTAAGAGATGCAGACAAAGGAGACGTGTTCAAAGAAGATGGAAAGAGAGAGGTGAAGGTTCCAAAGGGgttcgaagaacgagtgaaagGGATGGGAATGGTGGTTAGGGATTGGGCGCCACAGTTGGAAATATTAGGGCACCGTGCAACGGGTGGGTTTATGAGTCATTGTGGTTGGAATTCGTGCATGGAGAGCATAACAATGGGGGTGCCAATTGCCACGTGGCCTATGCATTCGGATCAACCCAGGAACAGGGTGCTGGTGACGGAGGTGCTTAGGATTGGGCTGGTGGTGAAGGATTGGAGCCACAGGGATGAGGTGGTGGCTGCTTCGGCGGTGGAAGATGCGGTGAGGAGGTTGATGGCGACGGAAGAGGGAGAAGCAATGAGAGAGAGAGCCATGAAGCTGATGAATGCGATCCACAAGTCCAAAGATGAAGGTGGTGTTTCTCGTGTCGAAATTGACTCTTTCATTGCTCATATAACTAGATGA
- the LOC112696002 gene encoding uncharacterized protein isoform X1 has protein sequence METKPFEEPSSTDDEVYLQNASDEDDNESAFSSSSNTKLQFRYVKSKAVWNDEMGMAEVIENRGKTWVTTGIVRSGKVYSSIEESLYLMEIGALDLLDDCERSMSLMDMYEKIAGGKSGCCWEMFEVYRHLKSLGYIVGRHGVAWSLKGIKSSHKAVDVAEETEQGVDLMSSKSELSINKLLSEMQINGSRPDFDVYLPNSRFRKSSPGDPSFLLYLSRGDPPSKAETEALEKQCGGLPLKIGLVTEGRVSFFSFDKVELPLLP, from the exons ATGGAAACCAAGCCATTTGAGGAACCTTCTTCCACCGACGATGAGGTCTACTTGCAAAATGCAAGTGATGAAGATGATAATGAGAGTGCCTTTTCCTCCAGTTCCAACACCAAGTTACAGTTCAG GTACGTGAAATCCAAAGCTGTTTGGAATGATGAGATGGGAATGGCTGAAGTCATTGAAAATCGTGGCAAAACATGGGTCACAACTGGGATAGTTCGAAGTGGCAAGGTTTATTCTTCCATTGAGGAGTCTTT GTATTTGATGGAGATAGGAGCCTTAGATCTCTTAGATGATTGTGAAAGAAGCATGTCCCTAATGGATATGTATGAAAAGATTGCTGGAGGTAAGAGTGGGTGTTGCTGGGAAATGTTTGAGGTTTACAGGCACCTCAAGTCTCTTGGCTACATAGTTGGGCGGCACGGCGTTGCTTGGAGTTTGAAGGGAATTAAAAGTTCCCATAAGGCTGTTGATGTTGCCGAAGAAACTGAACAAGGAGTAGACTTGATGAGCTCCAAATCCGAGCTTTCCATCAATAAGTTATTAAGTGAGATGCAGATTAATGGTTCAAGGCCAGATTTCGATGTTTATCTTCCAAACAGTAGGTTTAGAAAGTCTTCGCCGGGTGATCCTAGTTTTCTGCTATACTTATCTCG GGGTGATCCACCATCTAAAGCAGAAACAGAAGCTCTTGAAAAACAATGTGGTGGCCTTCCTTTGAAGATTGGCTTAGTCACGGAGGGACGGGTCAGTTTCTTTTCCTTTGACAAGGTGGAACTTCCTCTTCTACCCTGA
- the LOC112696002 gene encoding uncharacterized protein isoform X2, producing METKPFEEPSSTDDEVYLQNASDEDDNESAFSSSSNTKLQYVKSKAVWNDEMGMAEVIENRGKTWVTTGIVRSGKVYSSIEESLYLMEIGALDLLDDCERSMSLMDMYEKIAGGKSGCCWEMFEVYRHLKSLGYIVGRHGVAWSLKGIKSSHKAVDVAEETEQGVDLMSSKSELSINKLLSEMQINGSRPDFDVYLPNSRFRKSSPGDPSFLLYLSRGDPPSKAETEALEKQCGGLPLKIGLVTEGRVSFFSFDKVELPLLP from the exons ATGGAAACCAAGCCATTTGAGGAACCTTCTTCCACCGACGATGAGGTCTACTTGCAAAATGCAAGTGATGAAGATGATAATGAGAGTGCCTTTTCCTCCAGTTCCAACACCAAGTTACA GTACGTGAAATCCAAAGCTGTTTGGAATGATGAGATGGGAATGGCTGAAGTCATTGAAAATCGTGGCAAAACATGGGTCACAACTGGGATAGTTCGAAGTGGCAAGGTTTATTCTTCCATTGAGGAGTCTTT GTATTTGATGGAGATAGGAGCCTTAGATCTCTTAGATGATTGTGAAAGAAGCATGTCCCTAATGGATATGTATGAAAAGATTGCTGGAGGTAAGAGTGGGTGTTGCTGGGAAATGTTTGAGGTTTACAGGCACCTCAAGTCTCTTGGCTACATAGTTGGGCGGCACGGCGTTGCTTGGAGTTTGAAGGGAATTAAAAGTTCCCATAAGGCTGTTGATGTTGCCGAAGAAACTGAACAAGGAGTAGACTTGATGAGCTCCAAATCCGAGCTTTCCATCAATAAGTTATTAAGTGAGATGCAGATTAATGGTTCAAGGCCAGATTTCGATGTTTATCTTCCAAACAGTAGGTTTAGAAAGTCTTCGCCGGGTGATCCTAGTTTTCTGCTATACTTATCTCG GGGTGATCCACCATCTAAAGCAGAAACAGAAGCTCTTGAAAAACAATGTGGTGGCCTTCCTTTGAAGATTGGCTTAGTCACGGAGGGACGGGTCAGTTTCTTTTCCTTTGACAAGGTGGAACTTCCTCTTCTACCCTGA